The following are encoded together in the Equus quagga isolate Etosha38 chromosome 15, UCLA_HA_Equagga_1.0, whole genome shotgun sequence genome:
- the LHFPL7 gene encoding LHFPL tetraspan subfamily member 7 protein, translating to MVGSMWVALGLSLACISALSLISPAWFQTPTFSFGILTYCSWPQGNSWNQSCGIFRSLDDIPDFAWKVSAATLLGGWLLLAFNAILLLSWVLVPRGLCPRWGSGPTLGVEAAAAIATIVGLLVFPISLASPFSKEACGASSMYHGGQCQLGSGYVTAIFNAVLASLLPVIGWSHMTKVQGRTILFSSDTERIILVPDMSK from the exons ATGGTGGGCAGCATGTGGGTGGCTCTGGGGCTCTCCCTGGCCTGCATCTCGGCCCTCAGCCTCATCTCCCCTGCCTGGTTCCAGACCCCCACCTTCTCCTTCGGCATCCTCACCTACTGCTCCTGGCCTCAGGGTAACAGCTGGAACCAGAGCTGTGGGATCTTCAGGTCCCTGGACGACATTCCTGACTTTGCCTGGAAG GTCTCGGCTGCAACGCTCCTTGGAGGCTGGCTCCTGTTGGCCTTCAATGCAATTCTCCTCCTGTCCTGGGTCCTGGTCCCCAGAGGGCTGTGCCCAAGGTGGGGTAGTGGCCCAACTCTGGGGGTGGAGGCAGCAGCAG CCATCGCCACCATTGTGGGCCTGCTGGTTTTCCCCATCAGCCtggcctctcctttctccaaGGAAGCCTGCGGGGCCTCCTCCATGTACCACGGTGGGCAGTGCCAGCTGGGCTCGGGCTACGTGACCGCCATCTTCAATGCAGTCCTGGCCAGCCTCCTGCCTGTGATCGGGTGGTCCCACATGACCAAGGTCCAGGGGAGGACCATCCTCTTCTCCAGTGACACTGAGAGAATCATCCTTGTGCCAGAtatgagcaaataa